The Georgenia sp. TF02-10 genome window below encodes:
- the rpmG gene encoding 50S ribosomal protein L33, with translation MAKSTDVRPKITLACEVCKERNYITKKNRRNNPDRLELQKYCPRCNAKTAHRETR, from the coding sequence GTGGCCAAGTCCACCGATGTCCGCCCCAAGATCACCCTCGCCTGCGAGGTGTGCAAGGAGCGCAACTACATCACCAAGAAGAACCGCCGGAACAACCCCGACCGGCTCGAGCTGCAGAAGTACTGCCCGCGCTGCAACGCCAAGACCGCGCACCGCGAGACCCGCTGA